A region of the Massilia sp. erpn genome:
CGCACATATACGCTTCGTAAACACCGTCCTCCAGACAGCTCGTGTGGGTATCGCTGCAGCGCTGCAGGCAGGTTTCACGATCGGCGGCGCCGGCGAACGATGCGGACAGCGCGGCCGCGGCGGCAAATACGAAGAGCAGAACTTTCTTGTGCATGATTTTTCCTTTTCAGTTTTTCAGCAATCAGATTGCAGGAAATGGCCTGATACAGTTCAGGCCATCGATGACGCATTAATACCCATCGACGGCGAGGCAGGGAGGGGGGATAAAGTTATCGCCCCGCCCTTTTTTGTATTACGGAATGCAGGTGGCGCGGCACTCACGATATAGGCGGCTGCAGTAGGTCCGGATGGGCGAATCCATGCACTGCTCTAAGCGTGTATCGCACTCGTCGCAGTAAACGGGGTTGGCCGCGCCCGCCAGCGAAGCGGACAAGGCGGTGGCAGCGGCAAACACGAAGAAGGCAATTTTTTTCATCATGATTCAAATCCCTTTCCTGATAAATGCAACAATCAATCGACAATGGATGGCCTGATACAGCCCCGGGTGGCCCGCCCGTGCAGCAAAATTTCAGGCAGCAGAATCCCCTCGGAACCGGATCGTTCAAATCCGGTTCCGCTGCCTGCGGCAAATACGGTGAATTCTTAGTTGACGAACTTTTTCAGTGCGTCGTCGAGGGCGGCTTGATTGAAGCCTTCGATGCGGCGATTACCGACCAGAATCATGGGCACGCCACCGCCACCCAATTGGCCGAATTCCTTCTTGGCCTTTTCCGAATTGTCGACGTACAGATCGGCGAAAGCGATATTGCGCTCTTTCAGATAGGCGCGGGTTTTAATGCAGAAGGGGCAGGTTTCCGTGCCATACACCACGACCTTGGTGCGGGTATCGGGGAAATAGGCAGCGTAATTGCCTTCGACATAAGGCTTTTTGAACATGGCCGGCAGCCTGGCCAGACCCAGGCCAACGCCGAGGCCCGCCACCAGGATGAGAATGTAGACGGCCACGACTTTAATCTTTTTTCCGATCATCTCCAGCGCCTCTATTTTGTAATGTTTTATTTTACTTTGGCCATTTTGCAAAAATGACTCCACGGCAACAATAGTGCAGCCCAAAACCCATGTCAAGAATATTCATGGGCATAGAAAAATTCTGCATTAAAAATACGACGCTATTAATTAGCCAGTAACTATGGCGCATGGAGCGGGTGCTGATATAGCTTTCTTTTTACAAGTTAATAAAAAAGCGGCGCACACGGCGCCGCTTTTTGAGGGGGCTGAAAAATCAGCCGTTGTTCACCACCAGGCGCGGTTCCTCGCCGCCGAAACGCTGGCGGATCGAGGCGGCGATGCCGGCGGCATCCAGGCCCACGCTGGCGAGCAGCTTGGCCGGGTCACCGTGGTCGATGAATTGATCGGGCAGACCCAGCATCAGCAGCGGCTTGACGATGCCCGCCGAGGCCAAGGCTTCGGCCACGGCGGCGCCGGCGCCGCCCATGATGCAGCCCTCTTCCACCGTCACCAGGTAATCGTGCTCGGCGGCCAGTTGCTTGACCAGCTCCACATCCAGCGGCTTGACGAAGCGCATATTGGCCACGCTCGCATCCAGCTGTTCGGCCGCGCCCAGGCTTGGCGCCACCATCGAGCCGAAGGCCAGGATCGCAATCTTCTGGCCCTTGCGGCGCACTTCACCCTTGCCGATTTCCAGCGAGGTCAGAGCCGGTTCGATGGCCGCGCCGACGCCCGCGCCGCGCGGATAGCGCACGGCGGCCGGGCCGGGATAGTGGTAGGCCGTGGTCAGCATCTTGCGGCATTCGTTCTCGTCGGACGGCGCCATCACCACCATATTCGGGATGCAGCGCAGATAGGCCAGATCGTAATTGCCGGCATGGGTCGCGCCGTCCGCGCCCACCAGGCCGGCGCGGTCGAGGGCGAAGGTCACGTCCAGATTCTGCAGGGCGACGTCGTGGATCAGCTGATCGTAGGCGCGCTGCAGGAAGGTCGAGTAAATCGCCACCACCGGCTTCAAGCCTTCGCAGGCCAGGCCGGCGCCGAAGGTCACGGCGTGCTGTTCGGCGATGCCGACATCGAAGTAGCGGTCCGGATACTGCTGGTCGAAGCGCACCATGCCCGAGCCTTCGCGCATGGCGGGCGTGATGCCGACCAGGGCCTTGTCATGGGCCGCCATATCGCACAGCCAGTTGCCGAACACTTCGGTGTAAGTGATCTTGGACGGCGGCGCGGGCTTGATGCCTTCGGCCGGATTGAACTTGCCGGTGCCGTGGTACAGGATCGGCTCGGCCTCGGCCAGCTTGTAGCCTTGGCCTTTTTTCGTCACCACGTGCAGGAACTGCGGGCCCTTGAGCTGGCGGATATTCTGCAGCGTGGGGATCAGCGATTCCAGGTCATGGCCGTCGATCGGGCCGATGTAGTTGAAACCGAATTCCTCGAACATGGTGGCGGGCACCACCATGCCTTTCGCGTGTTCCTCCAGGCGCTTGGCCAGCTCCAGCACGGGGGCCGGCAGCACCGACTTGCCGACGTTCTTGGCGGCGGCGTAGAACTGGCCCGACATCAGGCGCGCCAGGTAGCGGTTCAGCGCCCCCACCGGCGGCGAGATCGACATATCGTTGTCGTTCAGGATCACCAGCAGGTTCAGGTCTTCCTGCACGCCGGCGTTGTTGAGCGCCTCGAAGGCCATGCCGGCCGTCATCGAGCCGTCGCCGATCACGGCGATGGCGTGGCGGTGCTCGCCCTTGATCTTGGCCGCCTGCGCCATGCCCAGCGCGGCCGAAATCGAGGTCGAGGAGTGGGCGGTGCCGAAGGTGTCGTACTCGCTTTCAACGCGGCGCGGGAAGCCGGAGATGCCGTCGCGCTGGCGCAGGGTGTGGAACTGTTCGCGGCGGCCGGTCAGGATCTTGTGCGAGTAGGTCTGGTGGCCCACGTCCCACACGATGCGGTCCTGCGGGGTGTTGAAGACATAGTGCAGGGCGATGGTCAGTTCCACCGTGCCCAGGTTGGACGACAGGTGGCCGCCCGTTTTCGATACGGAATCGAGCAGGAAGCTGCGCAGCTCATGCGCCAGCGGCGTCAGTTGGTGGCGCTGCAGCTTGCGCAGGTCCGCCGGGATGTTGATGTTTTCAAGCAGTTTCATTTATGCCTTCCGCTGCACGATCAGATCCGCGAGTTCGCGTAAGCGCTGTGCATTGTCTCCGAATGGCGCGAGCGCAGCATGCGCCTCGAGCCGCAGTTTTTCCGCCAGGGCTTGGGACGGTTCCAGGCCCAGGATGGAAACATAGGTAGGTTTGTTGTCGGCCGCATCCTTGCCGGCCGTCTTGCCCAGGGTGGCCGAATCGGCCGTGGCGTCGAGGATGTCGTCCACCACCTGGAAAGCCAGGCCGATGGCGCGCGAATAATCGTTCAGCGCTTGCAGCTCGGCCGCGTCGAGATCCTTGCCGGCCAGGGCGCCCAGCACCACCGAGGCGCGCAGCAGCGCGCCGGTTTTCAGCTGGTGCATCTGTTCCAGCTGCTGCAGCGTCAGGCTCAGGCCCACACTGGCCAGGTCGATGGCCTGGCCACCGCACATGCCGGCCGAACCGGCCGCCTGCGCCAACAGGCGCAGCATGGCCACCTGGCGCGCCGGCGGCAGCGTGTCCGCCTCGGCCAGCACGGCAAAGGCCTGCGCCTGCAGGGCGTCGCCCACCAGCAGCGCGGTCGCTTCGTCGTAAGCGATATGCACGGTCGGCTTGCCGCGGCGCAGCGCATCGTCGTCCATGCAGGGCATGTCGTCGTGCACCAGCGAATAGGCGTGGATCATTTCCAGCGCCGCCGCCGCCCGGCTCAGGGCTGCCGCATCGGCGCCGAACAGATTGCCGGCGGCGTACACCAGCAGCGGGCGCACGCGCTTGCCGCCGCCCAGCAGGGCGTAGCGCATGGCTTCGTGCAGTTTCTGCGGCAGCGCGGAGGCGGCCGGCAGATAGGCCGACATATCGTGCTCCATGCCGGCCTGGATGGTCTTCATCCAATCCTGGAAGGCGGCGCTCATGGCTGGCCCTCCTCATTGTCGGCGAAGGGCTTGAGCAGGTCGCCCTCCAGCACCTTGACCTGGGATTCCACCTTGTCCAACTGGCCGGCACAGAATTTCACCAGCTCGGAACCGCGCGCATAAGCGGCGACGGACGCTTCCAGCGGCAGCTGGCCCGACTCCATCTGCGTCACCAGCTGCGCCAGTTCGGCCATGGCTTCCTCGAAGGAGGCCGGCGCCGCGGCAGCGGTGTCGTCATTCATTTTCTTAGGCATATGCATTCAATCGTTGTGGCTAGTCGGCACGATAAACCGGCTGGCTCAGTGTAGCCCGTTATTTTAGAACAAACTATCTGAATAGGTCGGAAAATGCGGCGCCCGCTGCAGGGAATTGCCGAGCCAGGCCGCAATTCGCACTGGAATTGGACGGCAGCGCCCCCATCTTGGGGCGGACAGCGGCATTTTACCCCGATTTTGGCCCAACTTCCCCGAAAACGCGGGGATTCGGGGTATAATCTCCGGTTCTGTCCGAAATACCGTTTCTAATTTCTGAATTCAGGTCTTTACGGATTCTGTCTCTTCTTGGTTTGCAGTAATTTAATTAAGGGGGGTTGGGATGTCCGATCTGGGTACCCACGCCAAGCTGGCGCGTTCAAACGCGCAACTTCCGGTCAACGTCTACTTTGACGAAACGCTTCTGCAGCGTGAAATGCAGCAATTATTCAAGCAAGGCCCGCGTTATATCGGCCATGAGCTGATGATTCCGAACGCGGGCGATTTCATGACCCTGGCGTCGGAAAACGAAGGCCGCATGCTGGTGCGCAGCGCGGCCGGCATCGAGCTGATGTCCAACGTCTGCCGCCACCGCCAGGCGCTGATGTTCAATGGCCGCGGCAACAGCAATAACATCGTCTGCCCGCTGCATCGCTGGACCTACGATCTGAAGGGGGAGCTGATCGGCGCGCCGCACTTCCCCGACACGCCTTGCCTGAACCTGGCCAAGACCCAGCTGCAAAGCTGGAACGGCCTGCTGTTCGAGCAGAATGGCTACAACGTGATGGAAAAGCTGGGCAAGCTGTCCGTCACCAAGGATCTCGATTTCAGCGGCTATATGTTCGACCACGTCGAAATCCACGACTGCGACTACAACTGGAAGACGTTCATCGAAGTCTATCTGGAGGACTACCACGTCGAGCCTTTCCACCCGGGCCTGGGCAGCTTTGTCAGCTGCGACGACCTGCGCTGGGAATTCGGCGAGGATTACAGCGTGCAGACCGTGGGCGTGCATCGCGGCCTGCAGAAATCCGGCTCGCCGATCTACCAGCGCTGGCAGGAGCAGGTGCTCAAGTTCCGCAACGGCGAACCGCCGCCCTACGGCGCGATCTGGCTGACGCTGTATCCGAACATCATGGTGGA
Encoded here:
- a CDS encoding glutaredoxin family protein, whose product is MIGKKIKVVAVYILILVAGLGVGLGLARLPAMFKKPYVEGNYAAYFPDTRTKVVVYGTETCPFCIKTRAYLKERNIAFADLYVDNSEKAKKEFGQLGGGGVPMILVGNRRIEGFNQAALDDALKKFVN
- the dxs gene encoding 1-deoxy-D-xylulose-5-phosphate synthase, giving the protein MKLLENINIPADLRKLQRHQLTPLAHELRSFLLDSVSKTGGHLSSNLGTVELTIALHYVFNTPQDRIVWDVGHQTYSHKILTGRREQFHTLRQRDGISGFPRRVESEYDTFGTAHSSTSISAALGMAQAAKIKGEHRHAIAVIGDGSMTAGMAFEALNNAGVQEDLNLLVILNDNDMSISPPVGALNRYLARLMSGQFYAAAKNVGKSVLPAPVLELAKRLEEHAKGMVVPATMFEEFGFNYIGPIDGHDLESLIPTLQNIRQLKGPQFLHVVTKKGQGYKLAEAEPILYHGTGKFNPAEGIKPAPPSKITYTEVFGNWLCDMAAHDKALVGITPAMREGSGMVRFDQQYPDRYFDVGIAEQHAVTFGAGLACEGLKPVVAIYSTFLQRAYDQLIHDVALQNLDVTFALDRAGLVGADGATHAGNYDLAYLRCIPNMVVMAPSDENECRKMLTTAYHYPGPAAVRYPRGAGVGAAIEPALTSLEIGKGEVRRKGQKIAILAFGSMVAPSLGAAEQLDASVANMRFVKPLDVELVKQLAAEHDYLVTVEEGCIMGGAGAAVAEALASAGIVKPLLMLGLPDQFIDHGDPAKLLASVGLDAAGIAASIRQRFGGEEPRLVVNNG
- a CDS encoding polyprenyl synthetase family protein, which codes for MSAAFQDWMKTIQAGMEHDMSAYLPAASALPQKLHEAMRYALLGGGKRVRPLLVYAAGNLFGADAAALSRAAAALEMIHAYSLVHDDMPCMDDDALRRGKPTVHIAYDEATALLVGDALQAQAFAVLAEADTLPPARQVAMLRLLAQAAGSAGMCGGQAIDLASVGLSLTLQQLEQMHQLKTGALLRASVVLGALAGKDLDAAELQALNDYSRAIGLAFQVVDDILDATADSATLGKTAGKDAADNKPTYVSILGLEPSQALAEKLRLEAHAALAPFGDNAQRLRELADLIVQRKA
- a CDS encoding exodeoxyribonuclease VII small subunit, which produces MNDDTAAAAPASFEEAMAELAQLVTQMESGQLPLEASVAAYARGSELVKFCAGQLDKVESQVKVLEGDLLKPFADNEEGQP
- a CDS encoding aromatic ring-hydroxylating dioxygenase subunit alpha, which translates into the protein MSDLGTHAKLARSNAQLPVNVYFDETLLQREMQQLFKQGPRYIGHELMIPNAGDFMTLASENEGRMLVRSAAGIELMSNVCRHRQALMFNGRGNSNNIVCPLHRWTYDLKGELIGAPHFPDTPCLNLAKTQLQSWNGLLFEQNGYNVMEKLGKLSVTKDLDFSGYMFDHVEIHDCDYNWKTFIEVYLEDYHVEPFHPGLGSFVSCDDLRWEFGEDYSVQTVGVHRGLQKSGSPIYQRWQEQVLKFRNGEPPPYGAIWLTLYPNIMVEWYPHVLIVSTLWPDGPQRTRNVVEFYYPEEIVLFEREFIEAERAAYMETCIEDDEIGQRMDAGRRILMQRGENDAGPYQSPMEDGMQHFHEWYRSKLDV